The following proteins are co-located in the Pyrococcus abyssi GE5 genome:
- a CDS encoding M20/M25/M40 family metallo-hydrolase: MDVVSLLSELVSFETVNDPVKGMKPSKDCPKFIKDTLDSWGIESEIIEKDGYYAVYGEIGDGSPKVLFMAHFDVVPVNPEEWKTDPFKLTIEGDRAYGRGSADDKGNVASLMLALRDLVNEKLDGKVIFAFTGDEEIGGNMAMHIAEKLRDEGKLPTYMVNADGIGMKPIIRRRKGFSVEIRVKPEKTKAKGIVRERKFYVKTPVVETRHAAYFLPGVDTHPMIALSQFVRNFNVLAISLEGKFLKGNVVPSEVTLRYLDLGEGQEVEVDLGLTRLLRSIVPLVRAPIKPEKYSDYGVSITPNVYSFEGHHVIKLDIRAMSNSKEEIERTIQEIVEFNVPEAEVDIRTNEKAGYLFTDPQDRIVRVTIDILRELGEDAEPMEGPGASDSRYFTPYGVKAIDIGPKGGNIHGPNEYVEINSLKKMPMLYKRLAMEL, translated from the coding sequence ATGGACGTTGTTAGCTTGCTTTCTGAACTGGTCTCGTTTGAAACGGTTAACGACCCTGTGAAAGGCATGAAACCTTCAAAGGACTGTCCAAAGTTCATAAAGGATACCTTGGACTCCTGGGGAATAGAGAGTGAAATCATTGAGAAGGACGGTTATTATGCTGTCTACGGGGAGATTGGGGATGGAAGTCCAAAGGTCCTCTTTATGGCCCACTTCGATGTAGTTCCGGTCAACCCTGAGGAGTGGAAGACTGATCCTTTCAAGCTCACAATAGAGGGAGATAGAGCCTACGGTAGAGGTAGTGCCGATGATAAGGGAAACGTTGCATCTCTGATGCTCGCCTTAAGAGATCTCGTCAACGAGAAGCTCGATGGAAAGGTCATATTTGCGTTTACAGGCGATGAGGAGATAGGTGGAAACATGGCAATGCACATAGCTGAGAAGCTCAGAGACGAGGGAAAGCTTCCAACGTACATGGTAAACGCAGATGGAATAGGCATGAAACCGATAATAAGGAGGAGAAAGGGGTTTAGTGTAGAGATAAGGGTTAAACCAGAGAAAACCAAAGCTAAGGGAATCGTGAGGGAGAGGAAATTCTATGTTAAGACCCCAGTCGTCGAAACAAGACATGCGGCCTATTTCCTGCCTGGGGTTGATACGCATCCAATGATCGCACTTTCCCAGTTTGTGAGGAACTTTAACGTGCTCGCGATCTCGTTGGAAGGGAAATTCTTGAAGGGGAATGTGGTTCCTAGTGAGGTGACTTTAAGGTATTTGGATCTTGGTGAGGGACAAGAAGTAGAGGTTGACTTAGGGCTAACGAGGCTTCTAAGGTCAATAGTCCCGCTCGTTAGGGCCCCCATAAAGCCCGAGAAGTACAGCGACTACGGCGTATCGATAACACCCAATGTCTATTCCTTCGAGGGTCATCACGTGATTAAACTCGATATTAGAGCTATGAGCAACTCAAAGGAGGAAATTGAGAGGACAATCCAAGAGATAGTTGAGTTCAACGTTCCTGAGGCTGAAGTTGATATTAGGACAAACGAAAAGGCTGGCTACCTTTTCACGGATCCCCAGGATAGAATCGTTAGGGTAACGATTGATATTTTGAGGGAACTCGGTGAGGATGCTGAACCAATGGAGGGCCCAGGAGCTTCAGACTCAAGGTACTTCACTCCTTACGGAGTTAAGGCCATAGACATAGGACCAAAAGGCGGAAATATCCATGGGCCGAACGAGTACGTTGAGATAAACTCATTGAAGAAAATGCCAATGCTCTACAAAAGGCTTGCCATGGAACTATAG
- a CDS encoding MFS transporter: MRWRDIPRDAKVYMLYHTIIEPQLIVWLLFPLYLMKTGYSILEVGAFFTAVNLASIPLTYVFGRMFNRWDIKKGLIAIDFLDGVAYVLYGFAKGSIAPILLFLGRLFEKLSEMLYPLYRAYEQIIYPRDKYEEIFTWHLRLPEISRLIFFPILGYIFGYIYTEPSHYRLAFLIFGLLSAFTITYIWIFLPSVNKEERISPEGFKFREGEFKLLLAFEGFLTIAWALAPTIVLLNYVIFVLHKTIFEVTLISCASSVATILGTYVSERIPKERGFHAIALGMFINAFYAFVMALSPPFWIVLLVYSLGDFGLAMWFPFYRAWMFRLIPNERVSEFHAAISSYRRVIELVAPVIAGALATLHPTLPYAASLVGFLSAGLMFIIIKRREATQ, translated from the coding sequence ATGCGTTGGAGGGACATCCCAAGGGATGCCAAGGTGTACATGCTGTATCACACTATAATAGAACCTCAACTGATAGTCTGGCTACTCTTCCCCCTGTACTTGATGAAGACGGGTTACTCGATACTGGAGGTGGGCGCGTTCTTCACGGCTGTTAACCTAGCTTCAATACCCTTAACTTATGTCTTCGGAAGGATGTTCAATAGGTGGGACATAAAGAAGGGTTTAATTGCTATAGACTTCCTAGATGGAGTTGCTTACGTCCTTTACGGCTTTGCAAAAGGTTCAATAGCTCCGATCCTCTTGTTCCTGGGAAGGTTATTTGAGAAGCTTTCTGAGATGCTCTATCCTTTGTATAGGGCCTACGAGCAGATAATATACCCCAGGGATAAGTACGAGGAGATATTTACCTGGCACCTTAGGCTACCCGAGATTTCTAGGCTAATCTTCTTCCCAATCCTGGGCTACATATTTGGCTACATTTACACCGAGCCGTCCCATTACCGACTGGCATTCTTAATATTCGGACTCCTCTCGGCTTTCACTATAACCTACATCTGGATCTTCCTTCCAAGCGTTAATAAAGAAGAGAGGATAAGCCCGGAAGGGTTCAAGTTTAGGGAGGGCGAGTTTAAGCTTCTACTGGCGTTCGAGGGATTCTTAACGATAGCATGGGCATTGGCCCCAACAATAGTTCTGCTTAATTATGTGATCTTCGTCCTTCACAAGACGATATTCGAGGTTACCCTGATCTCGTGCGCGAGCAGCGTGGCCACTATACTCGGAACGTACGTCAGCGAAAGGATTCCAAAGGAGAGGGGATTCCATGCCATAGCTCTCGGAATGTTCATAAACGCGTTTTACGCCTTTGTGATGGCCCTCTCTCCACCGTTCTGGATAGTTCTGCTTGTTTATTCCCTGGGCGACTTTGGATTGGCGATGTGGTTCCCCTTCTATAGGGCTTGGATGTTTAGGTTAATACCGAACGAGAGGGTCAGCGAGTTTCACGCTGCAATATCCAGCTATAGAAGGGTGATAGAGCTGGTGGCCCCGGTAATAGCAGGTGCCCTGGCAACCCTGCACCCAACCCTGCCCTATGCCGCTAGCTTAGTGGGTTTCCTATCCGCCGGGTTGATGTTCATAATAATAAAGAGAAGAGAGGCTACTCAATGA
- a CDS encoding PIN domain-containing protein — MRLIFEEHYGEYKLKKLKKSLSQKFEIYRAYLRNLNRLIVVIPAPSDVSKLTYIMEKYSLLPNDALIVLTCKVYGINKIATFDSDFENVDFLEKLP, encoded by the coding sequence ATGAGATTAATCTTTGAGGAACACTATGGAGAATACAAACTAAAAAAGCTAAAGAAATCACTAAGTCAAAAATTTGAAATTTATCGGGCATATTTAAGGAATTTAAACAGGCTAATAGTCGTTATACCCGCACCTTCCGATGTAAGCAAGCTAACCTATATCATGGAAAAATACTCCCTCCTCCCAAATGACGCCTTGATAGTCCTCACCTGCAAGGTTTATGGAATTAATAAGATAGCAACTTTTGATTCTGATTTTGAGAATGTTGATTTCCTTGAAAAACTTCCTTGA
- the hydG gene encoding NADPH-dependent hydrogenase/sulfhydrogenase 1 subunit gamma, with translation MTLPKEVMMPNDNPYALHRVKVLKVYDLTEREKLFLFRFEDPKLAETWTFKPGQFVQLTIPGVGEVPISICSSPMRKGFFELCIRRAGRVTTVVHRLKPGDTVLVRGPYGNGFPVDEWEGMDLLLIAAGLGTAPLRSVFLYAMDNRWKYGNITFINTARYGKDLLFYKELEAMKDLAEAENVKIIQSVTRDPDWPGLHGRPQQFIVEANTNPKNTAVAICGPPRMYKAVFESLINYGYRPENIYVTLERRMKCGIGKCGHCVAGTSTSWKYICKDGPVFTYFDIVSTPGLLD, from the coding sequence ATGACGCTTCCCAAGGAAGTTATGATGCCGAACGACAATCCCTATGCACTGCACAGGGTTAAGGTCCTCAAGGTTTATGATTTGACCGAGAGGGAGAAGCTCTTCCTATTCAGGTTTGAAGACCCAAAATTAGCCGAAACTTGGACATTCAAGCCCGGACAGTTCGTCCAGCTAACGATCCCTGGGGTTGGAGAGGTTCCCATAAGTATATGCTCCTCCCCCATGAGAAAGGGATTCTTCGAGCTCTGCATTAGGAGGGCTGGAAGGGTAACCACAGTAGTTCACAGGCTAAAGCCAGGAGATACCGTGCTTGTGAGAGGCCCCTACGGCAACGGCTTCCCGGTGGATGAGTGGGAAGGAATGGACCTACTTTTAATAGCCGCAGGTTTGGGAACGGCCCCATTGAGGAGCGTATTCCTCTACGCCATGGACAACAGGTGGAAGTATGGGAACATAACCTTCATAAACACCGCCCGCTATGGTAAGGACTTGCTCTTCTACAAGGAGCTCGAGGCGATGAAGGATTTGGCTGAAGCTGAGAACGTGAAGATAATTCAGAGCGTCACCAGAGATCCTGACTGGCCTGGACTCCACGGAAGGCCCCAGCAGTTCATAGTCGAGGCGAATACCAATCCAAAGAACACAGCCGTTGCCATCTGCGGCCCGCCAAGGATGTACAAGGCAGTCTTTGAGTCGCTAATAAACTACGGCTACCGCCCGGAGAACATCTACGTTACGCTGGAGAGGAGGATGAAGTGCGGAATAGGAAAGTGCGGACACTGCGTTGCCGGAACGAGCACGAGCTGGAAGTACATATGCAAAGACGGGCCAGTCTTCACGTACTTCGACATAGTTTCAACCCCAGGACTGTTAGATTGA
- a CDS encoding antitoxin family protein: protein MGEIIEVIYENGILKPLKKLPFKEGEKLIVEVKSTNKEKLLEELKGSIKLGKKVTITRILELEDEVWSSI from the coding sequence GTGGGTGAGATCATTGAGGTAATATATGAAAATGGTATCTTAAAACCTCTAAAAAAGCTTCCTTTTAAGGAAGGAGAAAAGCTAATTGTGGAAGTCAAGAGTACAAATAAAGAAAAGCTCCTAGAAGAACTTAAGGGAAGTATAAAACTGGGAAAAAAAGTTACAATTACTAGAATCTTAGAGCTGGAGGACGAAGTATGGTCATCTATTTAG
- the hydB gene encoding NADPH-dependent hydrogenase/sulfhydrogenase 1 subunit beta: MRYVKLPKENVYTFLERLKDWGKLYAPVKISEKFYDFREIDDVRKVEFHYTRTIMPPKKFFFKPREKLFEFDISKPEYREVIEDVEPFVLFGVHACDIYGLKLLDTVYLDEFPDKYYKVRREKGIIIGISCMPDEYCFCNLRETDFADDGFDLFLHELPDGWLVRVGTPTGHRIVDKNIKLFEEVTNEDICAFREFEKKRHEAFKYHEDWGNLRYLLELEMEHPMWDEEAEKCLACGICNTTCPTCRCYEVQDIVNLDGVTGYRERRWDSCQFRSHGLVAGGHNFRPTKKSRFLNRYLCKNSYNEKLGISFCVGCGRCTAFCPAGISFVRNLRRILGLEEQKCPPSVSEEIPKRGFAYSPGVGGEEE; encoded by the coding sequence GTGAGGTACGTAAAGTTACCCAAAGAAAATGTATACACCTTCTTAGAGAGGCTCAAGGATTGGGGAAAGCTTTACGCTCCCGTCAAGATTTCAGAGAAATTCTATGACTTTAGGGAGATAGACGATGTTAGAAAGGTCGAATTCCATTACACGAGAACCATAATGCCCCCGAAGAAGTTCTTTTTCAAGCCAAGGGAAAAGCTGTTCGAGTTTGACATATCAAAGCCTGAATACAGGGAGGTCATAGAGGACGTTGAACCCTTCGTCCTCTTCGGCGTTCACGCCTGTGATATCTACGGGCTTAAACTACTTGACACCGTCTACTTGGATGAGTTTCCGGATAAGTACTACAAGGTTCGCAGGGAGAAGGGAATAATAATAGGCATCAGCTGCATGCCGGATGAGTACTGCTTCTGCAATCTAAGGGAAACGGATTTTGCAGATGACGGTTTTGATCTTTTCCTTCACGAGCTGCCCGACGGTTGGTTGGTTAGAGTTGGCACCCCTACGGGCCACAGGATAGTTGACAAGAACATAAAGCTCTTCGAGGAAGTCACTAATGAAGACATATGCGCCTTCAGGGAATTCGAGAAGAAGAGGCACGAAGCTTTCAAGTACCACGAGGACTGGGGCAACTTAAGGTACCTCCTCGAGCTTGAGATGGAGCATCCAATGTGGGATGAAGAGGCCGAGAAATGCTTGGCATGTGGAATATGTAACACCACCTGTCCAACTTGCCGCTGCTACGAGGTTCAGGATATAGTAAATTTAGATGGGGTTACAGGGTACAGGGAGAGGCGTTGGGATTCTTGCCAATTTAGAAGTCACGGCTTAGTTGCTGGAGGACACAACTTTAGGCCGACCAAGAAGTCTAGGTTCCTTAACCGCTACCTCTGTAAGAATTCGTACAATGAGAAACTCGGAATAAGCTTCTGCGTAGGTTGCGGAAGATGCACAGCCTTCTGTCCAGCTGGAATTAGCTTCGTTAGGAATTTAAGGAGGATACTTGGCCTTGAAGAGCAAAAATGTCCGCCGAGCGTTAGTGAGGAGATACCGAAGAGAGGATTTGCTTATTCTCCTGGGGTTGGGGGTGAGGAGGAATGA
- the leuS gene encoding leucine--tRNA ligase, which produces MPELNFRAIEEKWQKRWLEAKVFEPNIKDKPKEKKFYITVAFPYLSGHLHVGHARTYTIPDVIARFKRMQGYNVLFPMGWHITGSPIVGIAERIKNRDPHTIWIYRDVYKVPEEILWTFEDPVNIVKYFMKAAKETFIRAGFSVDWSREFYTTSLFPPFSKFIEWQFLKLKEKGYIVKGAHRVRWDPVVGTPLGDHDLMEGEDVPILEYVIIKFELKEGDETIYLPAATLRPETVYGVTNMWINPNATYVKAKVKRGGKEETWIISKEAAYKLSFQDREIEVIEEFKGEKLIGKYVRNPVTGDEVIILPAEFVDPDNATGVVMSVPAHAPFDHVALEDLKRESEILVKYDIDPRIVEEITYISLIKLEGYGEFPAVEEVQKLGIKSQKDREKLEQATKTIYKAEYHKGIFKVPPYDGKPVQEVKELIAKEMMEKGIAEIMYEFAEKNVISRFGNRAVIKIIHDQWFIDYGNSEWKEKARKALARMKIYPETRRAQFEAIIDWLDKKACARKVGLGTPLPWDPEWVIESLSDSTIYMAYYTISRHINRLREEGRLDPEKLTPEFFDYIFLEEFSEEREKELEKKTGIPAEIIHEMKEEFEYWYPLDWRCSGKDLIPNHLTFFIFNHVAIFREEHWPKGIAVNGFGTLEGQKMSKSKGNVLNFIDAIEENGADVVRLYIMSLAEHDSDFDWRRKEVGKLRRQLERFYELISQFAEYEAKENVELKTIDKWLLHRLNKAIEGTTKALEEFRTRTAVQWAFYSIMNDLRWYMRRTEGRDDEAKRFVLRKLADIWVRLMAPFTPHICEELWEKLGGEGFVSLAKWPEPVDEWWNEEVEVEEDFIKSLIEDIKEIIEVAKIESPKRAYIYTAPEWKWKVYEVVAEKREFKSAMAELMKDEEIRKHGKEVAKLVQAIIKERAFDVKRIDEEKVLRESKDFLEKELGLEVIINPEEDKGGKKRQAIPLKPAVFIE; this is translated from the coding sequence ATGCCTGAGCTGAACTTCAGGGCTATCGAGGAGAAGTGGCAGAAGAGGTGGCTAGAGGCGAAGGTCTTTGAGCCGAACATAAAAGATAAGCCGAAGGAAAAGAAGTTCTACATAACCGTGGCCTTCCCCTATCTTTCTGGACACTTGCATGTCGGCCATGCTAGGACTTACACGATCCCAGATGTTATAGCTAGGTTTAAGAGGATGCAGGGCTACAATGTCCTCTTCCCCATGGGATGGCACATAACGGGTTCCCCAATAGTCGGTATAGCCGAGAGGATAAAGAACAGGGATCCCCACACCATATGGATATACAGGGACGTTTACAAGGTTCCCGAGGAAATACTGTGGACGTTTGAAGACCCAGTAAACATAGTCAAGTACTTCATGAAGGCGGCCAAGGAAACTTTCATTAGGGCAGGTTTCAGCGTTGACTGGAGTAGAGAATTCTACACGACTTCTCTCTTCCCGCCGTTCAGCAAGTTCATAGAGTGGCAGTTCCTGAAGCTAAAGGAGAAGGGGTACATAGTCAAAGGGGCCCATAGGGTTCGCTGGGATCCCGTGGTTGGGACTCCCCTGGGAGACCACGATCTGATGGAAGGTGAAGACGTTCCAATACTGGAGTACGTTATAATCAAATTCGAGCTCAAGGAAGGTGATGAAACAATATACCTACCGGCCGCAACCCTAAGGCCAGAGACAGTTTACGGAGTAACCAACATGTGGATCAATCCGAATGCGACCTACGTTAAGGCCAAGGTAAAAAGAGGAGGAAAAGAGGAGACTTGGATAATTAGCAAGGAAGCAGCATACAAGCTCTCGTTCCAGGACAGGGAGATTGAAGTTATAGAGGAGTTCAAGGGAGAGAAGCTGATAGGAAAGTACGTCAGGAACCCAGTTACGGGGGATGAGGTAATAATACTGCCGGCCGAGTTCGTAGATCCCGACAACGCCACTGGAGTGGTAATGAGCGTTCCGGCCCACGCTCCCTTCGACCACGTCGCCCTGGAAGATCTGAAGAGGGAATCCGAGATACTGGTTAAGTACGACATAGACCCCAGGATAGTCGAGGAGATAACCTACATCTCTTTGATAAAGCTAGAGGGTTACGGAGAGTTTCCAGCCGTTGAGGAAGTTCAAAAGCTAGGAATAAAGAGTCAAAAGGACAGGGAAAAGCTCGAGCAGGCAACGAAGACGATTTATAAGGCCGAGTATCACAAGGGAATCTTCAAGGTTCCTCCGTACGATGGAAAGCCGGTTCAGGAGGTCAAGGAGCTAATAGCGAAGGAGATGATGGAGAAGGGAATAGCAGAGATAATGTACGAGTTCGCCGAGAAGAACGTTATATCGAGGTTCGGAAATAGGGCAGTGATAAAGATAATTCACGACCAGTGGTTCATAGACTACGGAAATTCTGAGTGGAAGGAGAAAGCTAGGAAAGCCTTGGCGAGAATGAAAATATACCCAGAGACCAGAAGGGCCCAGTTCGAGGCGATAATAGACTGGCTCGACAAGAAGGCCTGTGCAAGGAAGGTTGGATTGGGAACGCCATTGCCCTGGGATCCCGAGTGGGTAATTGAAAGCCTAAGCGATTCAACGATATACATGGCGTACTACACGATAAGCAGGCACATCAACAGGCTAAGGGAAGAAGGAAGGCTAGACCCTGAAAAGTTAACCCCAGAGTTCTTCGACTACATATTCCTAGAGGAGTTCAGCGAGGAGAGGGAGAAAGAGCTGGAGAAGAAGACTGGAATTCCAGCAGAGATAATCCACGAGATGAAGGAGGAGTTCGAGTACTGGTACCCACTCGACTGGAGATGCTCCGGAAAGGACCTGATTCCAAACCACTTGACGTTCTTCATATTCAACCACGTCGCAATATTCAGGGAGGAGCATTGGCCCAAGGGAATAGCCGTTAACGGCTTCGGAACCCTAGAGGGGCAGAAGATGAGTAAGAGCAAGGGTAACGTGCTGAACTTCATCGATGCTATAGAGGAGAACGGTGCTGATGTTGTAAGATTGTACATAATGAGCTTGGCCGAACACGACAGCGACTTCGACTGGAGGAGAAAGGAAGTTGGAAAGCTGAGGAGGCAACTGGAAAGGTTTTACGAGTTAATAAGCCAGTTCGCGGAGTACGAGGCCAAAGAAAACGTCGAGCTGAAGACCATAGATAAGTGGCTACTTCACAGGCTGAACAAGGCAATCGAGGGAACCACTAAAGCCTTGGAAGAGTTCAGAACTAGAACTGCCGTCCAGTGGGCGTTCTACAGCATAATGAACGACCTGAGATGGTACATGAGAAGGACTGAGGGTAGGGACGATGAAGCTAAGAGGTTCGTGCTGAGGAAATTAGCGGACATATGGGTTAGGCTAATGGCACCGTTTACTCCCCACATATGCGAGGAACTCTGGGAGAAGCTTGGAGGCGAGGGATTCGTAAGCCTAGCTAAGTGGCCAGAGCCCGTTGATGAGTGGTGGAACGAGGAAGTTGAAGTTGAGGAGGACTTCATAAAGTCCCTGATAGAGGATATCAAGGAGATAATAGAGGTGGCCAAGATAGAGAGTCCGAAGAGGGCTTACATTTACACTGCACCTGAATGGAAGTGGAAGGTGTACGAGGTCGTCGCTGAGAAGAGGGAATTCAAGAGTGCAATGGCTGAGCTCATGAAGGATGAGGAGATCAGGAAGCACGGAAAAGAGGTTGCAAAGTTGGTTCAAGCGATAATCAAGGAAAGGGCATTTGACGTTAAGAGGATAGACGAGGAGAAGGTTCTGAGAGAATCAAAGGATTTCCTGGAGAAGGAGCTGGGCCTAGAGGTAATAATCAATCCGGAGGAAGATAAGGGCGGGAAGAAGAGGCAAGCAATACCTCTTAAGCCGGCTGTCTTCATTGAGTAG
- the hydD gene encoding NADPH-dependent hydrogenase/sulfhydrogenase 1 subunit delta, translating to MGKLRIGFYALTSCYGCQLQLAMMDELLKLIPNAEIVCWYMLDRDSVEDKPVDIAFIEGSVSTEEEVELVKKIRENAKIVVAVGACAVQGGVQSWTDKSLEELWKTVYGDAKVKFQPKKAEPVSKYIKVDYNIYGCPPEKRDFLYALGTFLIGSWPEDIDYPVCLECRLNGYPCVLLEKGEPCLGPITRAGCNARCPGFGIACIGCRGAIGYDVAWFDSLARVFKEKGLTKEEILERMKIFNGHDERIEKMVEKVFQEVKE from the coding sequence ATGGGAAAGCTTAGGATTGGATTTTACGCCTTAACATCATGCTACGGCTGTCAGCTTCAGCTAGCAATGATGGATGAGCTGCTTAAGCTAATTCCAAATGCAGAGATAGTCTGCTGGTACATGCTAGACAGGGACAGCGTTGAAGATAAGCCAGTGGATATAGCCTTCATAGAAGGGAGCGTTTCAACGGAGGAGGAGGTTGAGCTAGTCAAGAAAATAAGAGAGAATGCTAAGATAGTTGTAGCCGTGGGAGCCTGTGCAGTCCAGGGAGGAGTTCAAAGCTGGACCGATAAATCATTAGAAGAGCTTTGGAAGACGGTTTACGGTGATGCAAAGGTTAAGTTCCAGCCAAAGAAAGCCGAACCAGTTTCCAAGTACATAAAGGTAGACTACAACATATACGGCTGCCCACCCGAGAAGAGGGACTTTCTCTACGCCCTCGGAACATTCCTCATCGGCTCATGGCCCGAGGATATAGACTACCCAGTTTGCCTTGAGTGCAGGTTGAACGGTTATCCATGCGTCCTCCTTGAGAAGGGAGAGCCATGCTTGGGACCGATAACTAGGGCTGGATGCAACGCGAGATGCCCAGGATTCGGAATTGCATGCATAGGCTGTAGAGGAGCTATAGGGTACGATGTTGCATGGTTCGACTCTCTAGCTAGGGTGTTCAAGGAGAAAGGCCTCACTAAGGAGGAGATACTCGAGAGGATGAAGATTTTCAACGGACACGATGAGAGGATCGAGAAGATGGTTGAGAAGGTCTTCCAGGAGGTGAAAGAATGA
- the hydA gene encoding NADPH-dependent hydrogenase/sulfhydrogenase 1 subunit alpha, giving the protein MRNLYIPITVDHIARVEGKGGVEIIVGDEGVKEVKLNIIEGPRFFEAITIGKKLEEALAIYPRICSFCSAAHKLTALEAAEKAIGFTPREEIQALREVLYIGDMIESHALHLYLLVLPDYLGYSSPLKMVNEYKKELEIALKLKNLGSWMMDVLGSRAIHQENAILGGFGKLPSKETLEEMKAKLRESLSLAEYTFELFAKLEQYREVEGEITHLAVKPRGDVYGIYGDYIKASDGEEFPSEDYKEHINEFVVEHSFAKHSHYKGKPFMVGAISRVVNNKDLLYGRAKDLYESHKELLKGTNPFANNLAQALELVYFIERAIDLIDEVLIKWPVKERDKVEVRDGFGVSTTEAPRGILVYALKVENGRVAYADIITPTAFNLAMMEEHVRMMAEKHYNDDPERLKLLAEMVVRAYDPCISCSVHVVKL; this is encoded by the coding sequence ATGAGGAACCTTTACATCCCGATCACCGTGGATCACATAGCTAGAGTTGAAGGAAAAGGTGGCGTAGAGATAATAGTTGGGGATGAGGGAGTTAAAGAGGTTAAGCTGAACATAATAGAGGGTCCAAGGTTCTTCGAGGCGATAACCATAGGGAAAAAGCTCGAAGAGGCCCTAGCAATCTACCCCAGGATATGCTCATTCTGCTCTGCTGCTCACAAGCTTACGGCACTTGAGGCCGCTGAGAAGGCGATAGGTTTCACACCAAGAGAGGAAATTCAGGCCCTGAGGGAAGTCCTCTACATAGGAGACATGATAGAGAGCCATGCCCTTCACCTTTACCTCTTAGTTCTCCCGGATTACCTCGGCTATTCAAGCCCGCTAAAGATGGTAAACGAGTACAAGAAGGAACTCGAGATAGCCCTCAAGCTCAAGAATCTCGGCTCTTGGATGATGGACGTCCTAGGATCTAGGGCAATCCACCAAGAAAACGCCATCCTGGGAGGATTCGGAAAGTTGCCATCGAAGGAAACGCTAGAGGAAATGAAGGCCAAGCTTAGGGAATCCCTCTCATTGGCTGAATACACCTTCGAGCTCTTCGCGAAGCTCGAACAGTACAGGGAAGTGGAGGGAGAGATAACTCACTTAGCCGTTAAGCCGAGAGGAGATGTATACGGGATCTATGGGGATTACATAAAGGCCTCGGATGGGGAAGAGTTTCCAAGCGAGGATTACAAGGAACACATTAATGAATTCGTCGTTGAGCACAGCTTCGCAAAACACAGCCACTACAAGGGAAAACCCTTCATGGTCGGTGCAATATCAAGGGTTGTGAACAACAAGGATCTCCTCTACGGAAGGGCCAAGGACCTTTACGAAAGCCATAAAGAATTGCTGAAGGGCACGAATCCCTTCGCCAACAACTTGGCTCAGGCACTCGAGCTCGTCTACTTCATAGAGAGGGCGATAGACCTTATAGACGAAGTCCTAATTAAGTGGCCCGTAAAAGAGAGGGACAAGGTTGAGGTAAGGGACGGCTTCGGGGTTTCAACCACGGAAGCTCCCAGGGGAATCCTGGTTTACGCCCTTAAGGTAGAGAACGGGAGAGTGGCTTACGCGGACATAATAACGCCAACGGCGTTTAACTTGGCAATGATGGAAGAGCACGTTAGGATGATGGCCGAGAAGCATTACAACGATGACCCAGAGAGGCTAAAGCTACTGGCTGAGATGGTAGTTAGGGCTTACGATCCATGCATATCCTGTTCGGTTCACGTGGTCAAGCTTTAG